From the Prunus dulcis chromosome 4, ALMONDv2, whole genome shotgun sequence genome, one window contains:
- the LOC117624503 gene encoding polygalacturonase produces MANRRSLLSLSLIFVFMINSAIATPVTYNVASLGAKADGKTDSTKAFLSAWAKACASMNPGVIYVPAGTFFLRDVVFSGPCKNNAITFHIAGTLVAPSDYRVIGNAANWIFFHHVNGVTISGGILDGQGTALWACKASHGESCPSGATTLGFSDSNNIVVSGLASLNSQMFHIVINDCQNVQMQGVRVSASGNSPNTDGIHVQMSSGVTILNSKIATGDDCVSIGPGTSNLWIEGVACGPGHGISIGSLGKEQEEAGVQNVTVKTVTFTGTQNGLRIKSWGRPSTGFARNILFQHATMVNVENPIVIDQHYCPDNKGCPGQVSGVQISDVTYEDIHGTSATEVAVKFDCSPKYPCSEIKLEDVKLTYKNQAAESSCSHADGTTEGVVQPTSCL; encoded by the exons ATGGCGAACCGTAGAagcctcctttctctctcacttATCTTTGTGTTCATGATAAACTCAGCCATAGCCACTCCAGTCACATACAATGTGGCCAGTTTAGGAGCCAAAGCAGATGGCAAGACTGACTCCACAAAAGCCTTCCTTTCTGCATGGGCTAAAGCTTGTGCCTCGATGAATCCTGGTGTCATTTATGTGCCGGCAGGAACGTTCTTTCTTCGCGATGTGGTGTTTAGTGGGCCTTGCAAGAACAATGCCATCACCTTCCACATTGCCGGAACCCTTGTGGCCCCGTCGGATTACCGGGTCATCGGTAATGCAGCTAACTGGATTTTCTTTCACCATGTAAACGGGGTTACCATATCAGGTGGAATTCTTGACGGCCAAGGCACTGCCTTGTGGGCTTGCAAGGCCTCTCATGGCGAGAGTTGTCCCAGCGGAGCAACG ACTTTGGGATTTTCCGACTCAAACAACATTGTGGTGAGTGGATTGGCATCCCTAAACAGCCAAATGTTCCACATAGTCATCAACGACTGCCAAAATGTGCAAATGCAAGGTGTCAGGGTTTCTGCTTCCGGTAACAGCCCTAACACCGATGGCATTCATGTCCAAATGTCATCTGGTGTCACAATCCTCAACTCCAAGATTGCAACCGGTGACGATTGTGTCTCAATTGGCCCCGGAACCTCAAATTTGTGGATAGAAGGCGTTGCTTGTGGACCTGGCCATGGAATTAG CATTGGAAGTCTAGGCAAGGAGCAAGAAGAGGCCGGTGTACAAAATGTTACAGTTAAAACGGTTACCTTTACTGGTACTCAGAATGGTCTAAGAATCAAGTCATGGGGGAGGCCAAGCACTGGGTTTGCTAGAAATATTCTTTTCCAACATGCTACAATGGTCAATGTCGAAAATCCTATTGTCATAGATCAACACTATTGCCCCGACAACAAAGGGTGCCCTGGTCAG GTTTCCGGAGTTCAAATTAGCGATGTGACATACGAAGACATACACGGTACATCAGCAACAGAAGTTGCAGTAAAATTTGATTGCAGTCCCAAGTACCCTTGCAGCGAGATCAAATTGGAGGATGTGAAGCTTACTTACAAGAACCAAGCAGCTGAGTCTTCATGTAGCCATGCAGATGGAACAACTGAGGGTGTGGTTCAGCCTACAAGTTGTTTGTAG